The following proteins are co-located in the Macadamia integrifolia cultivar HAES 741 chromosome 3, SCU_Mint_v3, whole genome shotgun sequence genome:
- the LOC122073436 gene encoding 18.1 kDa class I heat shock protein-like encodes MALVPRTYTGQRQRQRQLSNIFDDFDHQLSNFFDCGLNSFFDHFSCDLWNWNSPFLEFPFPVTNAFSSFPPCDWSETPEAHIFIADVPGLRSEEMKVEVEDDRLLKISDQRNKDVEESGDGWYRAVRSSGRFVQRFPLPENSNVDQVRASIEDGILTVTIPKGDVRRPDVRAIEFSE; translated from the coding sequence ATGGCGCTTGTCCCCCGCACCTACACAGGCCAACGCCAACGCCAACGCCAACTGAGTAACATCTTTGACGACTTCGATCACCAACTAAGCAACTTCTTTGATTGCGGACTGAACAGCTTCTTCGATCACTTCTCTTGCGACCTCTGGAATTGGAATTCTCCATTCCTTGAATTCCCCTTTCCCGTCACCAAtgccttctcttccttccctccCTGTGATTGGAGTGAAACCCCAGAAGCCCACATCTTCATAGCCGATGTTCCTGGGCTTAGAAGTGAAGAAATGAAGGTTGAAGTTGAAGATGACAGACTTCTCAAGATTAGTGACCAGAGAAACAAGGATGTGGAAGAATCAGGTGATGGATGGTATCGTGCTGTGCGTAGCTCTGGCAGGTTTGTTCAGCGGTTCCCGTTGCCTGAGAATTCTAATGTAGATCAGGTTAGGGCATCTATTGAAGATGGGATTCTTACTGTTACCATTCCAAAGGGAGATGTTAGGAGACCTGACGTGAGAGCCATTGAATTTTCTGAATGA
- the LOC122074798 gene encoding 60S ribosomal protein L6, mitochondrial-like: MEAKFFRFLKIVGVGFKARAEAEGRLLYLKLGYSHEVELVVPPAVRAFCFKPNVVCCTGIDKQRVHQFAASVRSCKPPEVYKGKGIMYIDEIIKKKQGKKSK; this comes from the coding sequence ATGGAGGCCAAATTCTTCCGCTTTCTTAAGATTGTGGGTGTGGGTTTCAAAGCAAGGGCTGAAGCGGAGGGTCGCCTTCTGTACCTGAAATTGGGCTACAGCCATGAGGTTGAACTGGTGGTTCCACCAGCTGTTCGTGCATTCTGCTTTAAGCCAAACGTTGTTTGTTGCACTGGAATAGACAAGCAAAGAGTGCACCAATTTGCTGCCTCTGTTCGCAGTTGTAAGCCTCCTGAAGTTTACAAGGGCAAAGGTATAATGTATATTGATGAAATTATAAAGAAAAAGCAAGGAAAGAAATCCAAATGA
- the LOC122074797 gene encoding protein MIZU-KUSSEI 1-like isoform X1, with protein sequence METPGLLSLLKHSVSSDKRSKSAGGLFRMFKLFPQLNSGCKMVALLGRPKKALLTNKATIGTLFGYRKGRVSLIIQEDPKCAPMFIIELPVHTSLFHKEIDSGLVRIAFESENKTHKKKLLEEFVWAVYCNGRKAGYSIRRKQASDDELYVMQLLQGVSMGAGVLPSPSEKESMEGELTYVRARFERVTGSKDSEAFHMINPDDMARPDASGWGALVLLPGSSQVQARVGDRDCSTLETSPSNW encoded by the exons ATGGAAACTCCTGGTTTGCTATCTTTACTTAAACACAGTGTGTCCAGTGACAAGAGATCAAAGTCGGCTGGAGGACTCTTTCGCATGTTCAAGCTCTTCCCTCAACTGAACTCAGGGTGCAAGATGGTGGCACTACTTGGGCGACCAAAGAAGGCTCTCCTCACCAACAAGGCTACAATAGGAACTCTGTTTGGGTATCGTAAAGGAAGGGTAAGCTTGATCATACAAGAAGACCCCAAGTGTGCACCCATGTTCATTATAGAGCTACCTGTGCACACAAGTTTGTTCCACAAGGAGATAGACTCAGGTCTAGTCAGGATTGCCTTTGAGAGTGAGAACAAGACCCACAAGAAGAAGCTACTGGAGGAATTTGTATGGGCTGTGTATTGCAATGGGCGAAAAGCTGGATATTCTATTAGAAGGAAGCAAGCTTCAGATGATGAGCTTTATGTGATGCAGCTCTTACAAGGGGTTTCCATGGGGGCTGGTGTTCTTCCCAGTCCATCTGAGAAGGAATCAATGGAGGGGGAGCTTACCTATGTGAGGGCCCGGTTCGAGAGGGTGACTGGATCGAAAGACTCGGAAGCCTTCCACATGATTAACCcggatgacatggctagaccgGA TGCTTCAGGATGGGGTGCACTTGTTCTGTTGCCAGGCTCATCTCAAGTCCAAGCTAGAGTCGGGGATAGAGACTGCAGCACATTGGAGACCTCACCTTCCAATTGGTGA
- the LOC122074797 gene encoding protein MIZU-KUSSEI 1-like isoform X2 has translation METPGLLSLLKHSVSSDKRSKSAGGLFRMFKLFPQLNSGCKMVALLGRPKKALLTNKATIGTLFGYRKGRVSLIIQEDPKCAPMFIIELPVHTSLFHKEIDSGLVRIAFESENKTHKKKLLEEFVWAVYCNGRKAGYSIRRKQASDDELYVMQLLQGVSMGAGVLPSPSEKESMEGELTYVRARFERVTGSKDSEAFHMINPDDMARPEMGCTCSVARLISSPS, from the exons ATGGAAACTCCTGGTTTGCTATCTTTACTTAAACACAGTGTGTCCAGTGACAAGAGATCAAAGTCGGCTGGAGGACTCTTTCGCATGTTCAAGCTCTTCCCTCAACTGAACTCAGGGTGCAAGATGGTGGCACTACTTGGGCGACCAAAGAAGGCTCTCCTCACCAACAAGGCTACAATAGGAACTCTGTTTGGGTATCGTAAAGGAAGGGTAAGCTTGATCATACAAGAAGACCCCAAGTGTGCACCCATGTTCATTATAGAGCTACCTGTGCACACAAGTTTGTTCCACAAGGAGATAGACTCAGGTCTAGTCAGGATTGCCTTTGAGAGTGAGAACAAGACCCACAAGAAGAAGCTACTGGAGGAATTTGTATGGGCTGTGTATTGCAATGGGCGAAAAGCTGGATATTCTATTAGAAGGAAGCAAGCTTCAGATGATGAGCTTTATGTGATGCAGCTCTTACAAGGGGTTTCCATGGGGGCTGGTGTTCTTCCCAGTCCATCTGAGAAGGAATCAATGGAGGGGGAGCTTACCTATGTGAGGGCCCGGTTCGAGAGGGTGACTGGATCGAAAGACTCGGAAGCCTTCCACATGATTAACCcggatgacatggctagaccgGA GATGGGGTGCACTTGTTCTGTTGCCAGGCTCATCTCAAGTCCAAGCTAG